In a genomic window of Salminus brasiliensis chromosome 12, fSalBra1.hap2, whole genome shotgun sequence:
- the mrps34 gene encoding small ribosomal subunit protein mS34 has protein sequence MVKKRRLRLIAEMARKIRAYRELKSRPRDSQRYALDYDTMTRTFTGKKLPVLAWKDVQRETPLFTLLAGMRMFGVGRLFTRKSWLEEHEEPCYWKITKVKVDYTAENMDHGKAWGILTFKGKEEGSEQEVDKVMYHDWRLIPKHEEEAFKQFEPVPEPPVRHVRYPPLLRAMILAQQAKQLGLDVSSLPEPSLPLNRDVLFNKDYFRSQEEKQKQEGTPV, from the exons ATGGTGAAGAAGAGGCGCTTGAGGCTCATCGCCGAGATGGCCCGAAAGATCCGGGCGTACCGGGAGTTAAAAAGCCGCCCACGGGACTCGCAGCGCTACGCTCTGGACTATGACACCATGACACGGACGTTCACTGGTAAGAAGCTGCCAGTACTGGCCTGGAAAGATGTGCAGAGGGAGACGCCTCTCTTCACGTTACTGGCTGGCATGCGCATGTTTGGCGTGGGACGGCTCTTCACCCGCAAATCGTGGTTGGAGGAGCATGAGGAGCCCTGCTACTGGAAGATAACTAAAGTGAAAGTAGATTACACAGCTGAG AACATGGACCATGGCAAAGCATGGggcattttaacatttaaag GTAAGGAAGAGGGCTCAGAGCAGGAGGTGGACAAGGTGATGTACCATGACTGGCGACTGATTCCCAAACACGAAGAGGAGGCCTTTAAGCAATTTGAGCCCGTCCCTGAGCCTCCTGTCCGGCATGTGAGGTACCCTCCGCTCCTACGGGCCATGATTCTAGCCCAGCAAGCCAAGCAGCTGGGTTTGGATGTCAGCAGCCTGCCTGAGCCCAGCCTGCCTTTGAATCGAGATGTGCTGTTCAACAAAGATTACTTCCGCAGCCAagaggaaaagcagaaacaggAGGGAACTCCGGTCTAA